The nucleotide window ACAGTTCATAAGTTCAGGAGTTCTTCACAAGTTCATAGTTAAAAATCATGAATCATGCCAGGGTTCATATGATTTCAACTCAATATTATGGAATTACATTTAATCATgcaatagaaaattaaaaaacaatcaTTGAATCATAATTGAATAGCACCCGTGGAGAATTAAGAAGAACCCtaatatgatcatttgaaattgaaaaccTTGGAGACCCCATATATATTCTAGATAGGGAGGTACACAAGTTAAGGTCAAAGGAGATTGCATATGTCAAGGTCTAGCGGAAGAATTGTCCGGTTGAAGAGTCCACTTGGGAGACAGAGGTTGATATGCATAGAAGATATCCAGATCTTTTTATCGATTCAGGTACCTTTTCTTACCCTCGATTTCTTTTGACCATTCGAGGACAaacgatgggtaaattggtatctaatgtaACGAACCATTAGATCATTTTGAATACTAGAACTATTTTGACCCTtcccataaattttaaatgagaatCTTTAACTATTTATGTAACTACAGTATTTTAGCTGgtggtatttattaaataacattttcttattaactagTGGTTAATACGctaaattcataatttatttaataccctTACCAATGACCCATTTATTAGAATaagtaaagaagatttttattattttaattataacaaGAAATGGAGAACAACAAAAACTCACTCGTGCATCAGTGGCATATAGACACAAAGAGGAATAGAGAGTACAAAGGCTTCAAGTAAAAATCTTTCAACTAAACTTTAATGTTGGGATATGCATGCATTGATTGCTCTTTATATGGATAATATTATGTTAATAATATTGGTTTGAAAGGAAAATGAATTGGTGAAATTTGATTGGatacaaataaagataaaattgagTGGTGAATTAATGATTGACAATCATGAgttagccttaagaatggtaGTAGATTGAATGAGAATATCGTTTAGGTATTGCTTCATTATTAGAAGTATGATAGCATGCCAATTGTTTTATGATATGCCACTGATATTCggaatttattaattttatttagttatcacgttactatttaaattttaatacattaagataggtaattaaatattaggtgtattgtACTATACGAATTTCATTAAAGTTATGGTAATTGGAGGAATTGAGAGTTAACCGTAGGCTCGAAAAATTAGGAACTTATGAGACTTGATATATTAATTAGTTGATATCAAAATCAAGGAAtttgattatagatttgggtGAGTTAATGAATATAGACTAAATATATGTCTACGAATTTGTTTGCTTATGAATAAtgtatacttgatagattgaaAACGTTTTGATGCATTGATGAAAGGAAAAACATTGGGGAATTAGCTTGCTTGACTTCGATTCTTCGATGGAGGTatgttatggtttattctatgtgATAGAGAGtctcttaatagtgattgatattcattgagtgatattgtgaaattttctatgtacttgattgtgGTGGTTTAATTTGGATAATTCATGTgttgtttgtgattggtctgaaatcTCAAGACTGCGAAATCcataatcttgaatttcttctaTTAAAGTGATgtcttgaataaagaaggcttgatgaaatattgttcaTGAAGTGTAAAGTGATgataaagaataagaaattaactATGTTGTTGGATCGAGTGCTACGAGCCGGCACGATATatttggatcgggtgccacgagCCGACACGATATatttggatcgggtgccacgagCCGACACGATATTattagatcgggtgtcacgttccaacaaaatattattggatcgagtgtcacgtttCAACAtggtaacattaaaggaaaacatattaaattaacttaatgtactccATCTCAAAGaacaaatttctcaaaagaGCATGGTGTGGAGGAATGTATCCTCATGTGTGTTCTTGATATTGTACCAATTACATACTTGCTCTGATGTTgttgtcacttgttcatgttgtttgttgcttgccacctgctaagtgttatagttgattttatactattacttATTGcatattagtttttattttgggTCTGCTGATGatatctactcagtacatgCTGCCATGTACTGACTCCTACTTGTATTTTCCTTCGTTttccttttgtggagtgcaaCTAGTACTGTACCAGCGACTTCGACTCGCCCTCAACTCTACCCAGTCTCCAGCACATCAGGTCCCAAGGTGAGCTATTAATTCTagctcgtgttggattctctctATCATGGCACAATGTCCTTAGTATTTGACACAACCTactttgttaatttattttggtgtctttgaTACTCTTAGACATAGGATTTGGGGATTAGATGTCTTTGATGTGATAACTTTCAGATTTTGAGAAATGATATTTAATAGATTTGAGCTTCCGCATTATGGTTAGTATTTTGTAAGTTgaacaataaatataaattgggATTGGATTCATTGGTTCGCCCACCTAGGAAGTTAAGTGTAAATGTCACTCATAATTCGTTTCGGATCGTGACACGCATATGCACGTATACTAGTAAATAATAGTAGGAAGAGAACACCTTTTCACTGACAcggaaatatttttcaacatgtCAATCCAGGTAACACACAGATCCTCTAtgaaaacagaaaaataaacaataaaaatatagaagtagTGATTGAGTGGAAATTGTATGATTTGTCTGTCACATGTTTCCGTCGTGTTTATGAAAGTTTCTTTGCTTTTTTGTTGGTTTTATTTCTTACAGAAAAAATTCCTAGTGccattaaaaaatatactagtCCATACtctttgaatttcttttatCTGTAGGTGTTATAAGATATAAATACATTAGAAAAAAGATGGGTGACTCTAAATTGTAGATTTATTcaattacaaatttatttaattgcaAGGTTTTCTGATAAAATTAACTTAGATAATTGACAAGATGGGTTACTCTAAATTATAGTGTGCAACTTAATTTTCCTTACTAATGATCTCGCTATCAAGTACATGTGCTTGATAAATGATTTTACTAGGCATTTTGAATATGTACATGACCTACAAGatgctcaatttttattttaattgataacgATATTCATCAAAAGTAAAGTTTGGGATATAAGTTATTAAGCTTTATCGAGGCAAATAGTCTTAATAGGATAATATGAAAATTGCAATcacaatcatattatttgtatcaataattttCTAAATGACAAGTTGCGAAATGATAACAGAAACACAGAAGATCATCTTTATGATGTATTTgtaaatatcataaaatatctaaataacTCGCTAGATGGATGAATAGGTCCACATATATTCTatgaatacatttttaaaaattagaggATCCAATGATTAACACATAAAGATTCGTCACTTGTAAAAATCTTGAGGTTCTTTAATTGACGCCCATTTAACTTTTCAATGGCTAGTTTCATCATTGTTGATCCAATTGGATGACCGATTCGATCATGTTAAGACACAAAAGTATTTAAATTAGTAAACTCTTGATTTATAATAGAGTATACTTTAACTATAGTAATTTTCGGATAATATAGATCAGAAGATAAAGCTGATAATTtcttcaaaacattttttttgtgtatgaGATATTCTTGGTAAAATAAAGATATCGACCATTCATGTTAGTTATTGTCTCAATATGATACCAACgacaaatatttttgaaacttactccctctatccctaatcgcttgtccacttttgaattgacacacctataaagaaaacaattattggcatagtaagtttaccattttacccctattagttatgaagtagatgaattaaaaacttaagatattcaagaaattctatctttttcaaagtaattaattgagggtataataggtaaaaaaattatcatttcttgatttgtcaaaacggacaagtaattagggacaactaaaaaagaaaatgtggtcaagtaattagggacaaagggattaatactctatttttttttcaacagaatatttctaaaattaattatgtattaaatttaattgaaaagaCCTTTCATCTACCCTTAGACTTGTACAAATTCTATGAGCTTTTTTATTTACAACAAACTTATGTTATTCTAATGaacttaaatataaatatgtaaaaTACATAGGTTAAAAATTGAacattatatataataggaaaaaaactcaattatgtcatcgaactttgaAAAAAAGTTCATCTATGTCATCCATTAAAAGTTaagctcatctatgtcatttccgTTTGAGAAAAAGTTCATCCATGCCATTATATGTTAActgaaaataatttcaaatttgtaaaatcattttttacacgtgATCAATTATGATTTTGTcatatcattaattaaatcattttcaaaagagaaataaacTCAATTATGTCATCggattttgagaaaagactcattcaTATCATCTgttaaaagtttgactcatctatgtcatttcagttaacaaataatgacatgtatATATGAACTTTTTATCAaacgaaaatgacataaatgaaccAAACTTTTGATGTCTATAAGTTTTATCTCAAAGTTCAATTACAAAAATGAAGGATAAAAATTggccaaaataaaataaactatgtatATAATAAAAAGAGGAGGatgattattttttcaaaattgagaaaaaaaaaaattataccaaaatTGAAGGGTGTAATTTACACCCACATGCTTAACTAATTCAAttacaaatttataaaataaattgtgtattaAAGTGAACATCCCCAATAATAAATGTATTTATGACaatatgatatttattaattttggtGGGGTGGAGCGGTAGTTTGAGGAAAGATACATCTCCTTTGGAGATAAGGGTAGGTTTTCAAAGGACACCTAGCAACCCAACCAAGAGTTACATCATCATAAGGGACATCGTGGCTAACGACTAAATGGgccaaacaaaatatatattgtgTTTGGGACCGacaaatatctttaatttgttttgaatGCACTTCCTGCGTGGTTCATATTCTCATATTGTGTGTAAGAATTTAATATCTTAGACGTTTATGACAAttaatttatatgaatttaAGGACACAATAGTTGGAAAATGAAGTAATAAATTAAAGGCCAAAAAGAGGTCAACGTGAATAAAACTAACTATGAATTTCATAAAGTAAGCTTAATCGCCGGCAAAAATATGCTCAATTTATACTTGGGCAAACGGCACCACCAACTTCAAATTTCTTAATCGCaggcaaaaaaattaattttgtggcAATATAttttagagcaactttcacatatgacaaacacaaaattcatatttttatgcTATAGCAAattttgcataattgtgctccataacaaacataaatatgtatatttcactatacatatacaaaataaagcagttgtataatctgttttggtatacatatacaaaaagatcaattgtataaagtgagaaaggcgagtgagcgagcgagatctgggagagagGCAAgagagatctgggagaggggagagaggggaacgaaaatatatgtatatatacaattttcatgcattttatacatttgcgtttttgtataaagtgagagaggcgagagagagagatttgggagagtggcgagcgagatctgggagaggggagagaggggaacaaaaatatatgtatatatacaattttctctcgctttatacaaacagaaacacattttatacaatttgcgttttttgtataaagtgagagaggcgagtgagagagcgagatctgggagagtggcgagcgagatctgggagaggggagagaggggaacgaaaatatatgtacatatacaattttctctcgttttatacaaatacaaacacactttatacacttgcatttgtataaaaaacgagagaggcgagggagagaacgagagtggcgagcgagattcaccaggagagaggtgaaatagcaacagtttgctatgaggtacaattaaatcaaactatatttatagcatttaatttgaattaatagtttgctattatatacaattttccctatatttTATTGCAGGTCAGGCATTGCGGGCTAAGACACTTTTACGAAGATTCTGGCTCCAAAacagatattttttaaatgctATGGACCAAAAAGGATCCTTTTACTCCcttcgttcacttttacttatcacttatttctaaaatatattttcatttttatttgtgcCTATTGACATATCTAGAaaagacaataatttttttcatattttaccctcaacattaaatacttaattttcAAGACATTATTTAATAGGAGATAGTTTGGTAAAatacttatatcaataattattttattaatgggtgtgtcaagttaaaatgtgacaagtaaaagtaaacaaatGGAGTAATAACACAAACCAAAGAGACACTTCGCTAATTTATGGGTGAactgtgataaaaaaaaagttatcttATATTAGTTCAccccaaaaactcaaaaaaatatatcataaaaactataaaagaaaTGAGCGAACTACGATTCCTTTTATTATAGATTTGTTATTGTGCAAATTAATTGTCTTGATCTCTGTTTGGAAGAATTTGAATTAGTCTCCTATGTGCGTGACTTTGCCACCCAAGTGAGGTATGAGTATGACAACATAACAAAAGttgaaacaatataaaaatgtttgaaatcCCGTTgtcctaataaagaaaaaaagatatctGCTGTTTATTTTGTACTCGTTGATTTAACATTTGGAATTTGACTCTACAAACTAACTACTTCTAAGAAACGTATTGATCCTTTCATGTCAAGTACAATCCTACTGAAATAAGAGTAtgtcaattttaatttaaaaaacaataataatagtaataaaacaatgataaattaatttgaaaccCCAAAACTAATCTTCTACACATTTCTTCCAATCAATAATAACTACTACTTCCTAATTGAAGAGCCAGATTTCTATAATGAGTtcataatataaagaaataaatacacGAAAAGATCATtaagaatttaatatttattatatatctatagaaaaataattttaatcatatataaataatatattttttcgtcGAAAGGAGTTTGAATGAATCCTCCCGTATGCTCCAAccatactccctccatttcgaatttttttttttttagtcagttgaaataaaaatattagttttcttttttaataacatattaaTTTAAACTTGTACATTCAAGTCtacaaaattaaagtattatacacaatttttaatttaaaagtgtaagattgaaatttatttattttactttttttaaaagtggaGCAGAAAAAGTGTCGGTGGAGATCCATGAAAAACAAGCAAATAATGTTATAATAGGCAGAATCTCACTTTCTCGGCTGCTGCAGTGTGCTGTCAAATCCATAATCAAATGGTAACAAATACTGGACAAGTCTCTTTCCTCATAACAAAACaatcatatataaatttataaacggtaaagaaaaacaataattgaaaaataaaaaaatgagtgTAGTAGTAGTTTGGATGTTAATTCCCACAGAAATTAAACAGCCTCGTGCGTTTAGCCTTACTTGTCGCATTCTCTCTCATTAATTCAATTTGAATATTAAGCTCTGACAATGGGCACTACTCATTTTATTAAATGATATATACGTGCACTCCTCTTAATTCACATCTCCAATGTCACACTCTTTGGATCTGTCTCTAAAGGTAAAATCTTGATTTTCTCCACTTACTTTACTCATTTCAATTTACATATTTTGACTAAGCTTAGACCAAGATAGTAGATAGATTGGTTTTTCCAGTCAAGTATGGTTGATAATCACAtttttgaatatgaatttgaataGATTCTCATTTTTAATGGGTTTAACTTGATAAAGTTCCTTTTTGATGTATGAATGATTTgtttatttcaaattgtgaaaCTTTTGGGTCAAAGACGCGTAGGTATcaccaaaatacaaaatatgaacAATTTCATTTGAAATAGTAGAATTGAGCAATTCATGATATATAACTGCTTACTTAATCAATTGGAGTTGTTAATTTTACAGACTTTTAGGTGCATTTTGTGTGTCTTATGAAAATAGGGTGAAGAAAATGGATAATTCTGTTCAGTAAACTGAAGGGGGGTTTGATAAATTTTCTTTCAGATCAGTATCCGGGGCAGATTGCAGAGTGGAGTACTCATGGATCATACACCCTGTGATTTTGTGATTGATCTTGAGATGTGCAACAACACCATTGAAGAAGCAGCAACTACTAATCCTATTTCCATTGATAAAATAGGCAAGAgatttttcaacaatttctgTGATGACGAACAACTTATTAGACCTGAAAATGGGTTCTGTATGATTAGCAATGTAAAGGATGACCATGAGCTCACTCCCGAGAATGTGAAGGTCAAGGGATTAGTGGCTGAAAATGGCGTAGAGAAGAAAAATGTGAATGATAAGCGTAAATCCGGTAGTGCTAAAAAGCCTCCTAGACCTCCAAGAGGATTATCTTTGGATGCTGCTGATCAGAAGCTTATTAAAGAGATCGCTGAACTCGCAATGATCAAACGTGTACGGATTGAGAGAATCAAGgctttgaagaaaatgaaagcaGCAAAAgcatcttcaaattcttcatcatcatcatccacGAGCAGTGTCCTTGCCTTTCTCTTCACTGTCCTCTTCTTTCTCGTGCTGTGTTTTCAAGGTAATGATTTGACATTGCTTGTATCTTTCATATGTCAATTTTGTGAGTGTAATTGTTTTAGAATCATGCTGGGTTGAGTTAATTGCATCCGACATCATGTAAGCAACATCCTAGACATAATCTCCATCATCCTCATAATTAGTAGCGATCAGATTTGTTTCCACCGAACCAATTATCTGATGATTTGGGACATTGCCAAATTGTTTGCAGGGATGTCCTCTGGAAGTTCAGCTGTGATTTCTCATGATTCCCCTCAACCGAGTGGATCAAGATCGAATAGCTTTATTATTCAACAATACTATGATCTATCCGCCAGAACTGCTGCTAAAAGTGCCGGGTCACCCAAGTATGTGCTATATTGTTTTGTATATAATATGTTGTAGTACATTTTAATCTGTTGATGATGATTGTATAGTGCTAAGTTTTGATTCAATTTGTATTTTGCAGTTTAGTTGAGCAGGTTTCTGGATCAGATCCTAGGGACAGCCCGAAAAGTGCTGCGACTTGAAGTGTAGTGTGATTGGGGTGAATTTTAGATTATGCAAATATGAATAGTAACTGCCAACATGTCTATGATTTTGTGCAAGCTCTCTGAAGGAACTGTGAGACCTTGACGAAACATAAGATCTGCAACATTTGTATACCTTGTACAGTGATATATGCTATTTGGTGAGAGAAGTAATTGTTTCTGCAGCATGTTAATTGATATATTGAGTGATAGTTTTATTGAGGAACTACATTTGTGACAAAATAATGACTGTTTTTACTCTATAGGTAGGATATATAGTTCACTGAACAGTCAATAGTTTTGCGGGTCTTCTTCTCTTGAATGGAGAGAAGAGGAGGTAAAAAGAGCCTTTTAAGCGCTACTAAAGCCTTTACATTATGCAGAGTGACTGAGATTGGTGGCCTAATTGCgtcttttatttcttcttgtCAGTTGGAATTTGGTACTCACTGTAATGTTGTTGAAGTTGATAAGGAAATTTATTACTATGTGTTTGGAGTgtgtacaatttttttatgataaaattttTTTTGCTGGCTTGGCAACTAATCTCAGTGATGTGTAATGTGTTTGAAAAGACAAAAGTGCAAACTGGATCTTTCTCAGAGATCCGCGTAACCAGCTAGATATCCCTGTTTTGACTTTCTTGATGCATTCACCCCGGAAATTGCGGCAAGATAGTAATCTTCATTTGTTAACAACAGTACAGAATATGCCTTCTTTTATTCTTATCATTTCATAATATCATCTTTAATCTACttctattttactttcttttctctatatttggagaatAAAGTAGAGAATGGACACTCCAACTCCCCTTCTATATTAGtttatattcttcatatttagaGAGTTGAATTGAAAAACTAttattcacactctctatttcacttttttaatattttattattatttatattattttcttataacatattattttgcatataatgtcattaattaaatatctaatattcataactctttttaaatgtaatactccctccgtttaaaaaagaatggtctcatttcatttttagtctgtttaaaaaagaatgacccctttccttttttggcaacactttaacttcaactttctaCATGActtgtttaaggccacaagattaaagggcattttggtacatttcacacaacattaatttaaaagtctactttcttttcttaaactatgttccaagtcaaactaggacattcttttttaaacggagggagtataatatttttaaaaaaaatgctatTTAACATATACTATTTTCATCCcgaattaatagtatttttttttctaattttcatcaataatataatttgattttattagtaattttcactataaagaatacacAAAGTTAAAATGATAAGATGGACTCGAGAGACAAATGGAGGGATAGAACAAGGAATGTCAGGAACATGTTCATTCTAGGGTAAAAACATAGGATGTTTTGCATATAGGATAGAAATATACCTACATGCCTCATTTGGTTAATAGACAAGACGATAGCTTAATGCTCCATGGTTGGGTCAtgcctatccccgctcaacgatgtagttagttTGTCAATGGTGGTAagcgattagaggtcgggagaccatgatcGTAAATTCAACCTTATGAATCAGTAACTTGATAACCTA belongs to Solanum stenotomum isolate F172 chromosome 1, ASM1918654v1, whole genome shotgun sequence and includes:
- the LOC125860874 gene encoding uncharacterized protein LOC125860874 produces the protein MDHTPCDFVIDLEMCNNTIEEAATTNPISIDKIGKRFFNNFCDDEQLIRPENGFCMISNVKDDHELTPENVKVKGLVAENGVEKKNVNDKRKSGSAKKPPRPPRGLSLDAADQKLIKEIAELAMIKRVRIERIKALKKMKAAKASSNSSSSSSTSSVLAFLFTVLFFLVLCFQGMSSGSSAVISHDSPQPSGSRSNSFIIQQYYDLSARTAAKSAGSPNLVEQVSGSDPRDSPKSAAT